The following are encoded together in the Bos mutus isolate GX-2022 chromosome 3, NWIPB_WYAK_1.1, whole genome shotgun sequence genome:
- the FCRLA gene encoding Fc receptor-like A: MAGVFYFSPALLWAAQMLLAASFEALQCKGPASTQDSMCHPEDDLTDPREVSFQVKGYTFSEPVHLTVSYDWLILQSPAKPIFEGDPLVLRCLAWQDWPLTQVTFYRDGAALGPPGPSKEISITVAQKADSGHYHCSAVLRSPGPGSPETASPVALTVHELFRAPVLRVTPSAEPQEGKPVTLSCQTKLPLQRSSARLLFSFYKDGRTMRSRGPSPEFQIPTVSEAHSGSYWCEAATEDNQVWKQSPKLEIRVQGPSRSAAPTTLTPAPQKPDAPETTSTKPPGPLPPLSTPSSKDPDSFSPLQGPDPHLYHQMGVLLKQIQDMRVLLGHLVIELRDLSSHLKLETTKGPTKHE; the protein is encoded by the exons ATGGCTGGAGTCTTCTACTTTTCTCCTGCTTTGCTCTGGGCAGCCCAGATGCTACTGG CTGCCAGTTTTGAGGCGCTCCAGTGCAAAGGACCAGCCAGCACCCAGGACAGCATGTGCCACCCTGAGGATGACTTGACGGACCCAAGGGAAGTCAGCTTCCAGGTCAAGGGCTACACTTTCAGTGAACCCGTCCACCTGACTGTGTCCTACG ACTGGCTGATCCTCCAAAGCCCAGCCAAGCCTATATTCGAAGGAGACCCTCTGGTTCTGCGCTGCCTGGCCTGGCAAGACTGGCCACTGACCCAGGTCACCTTCTACCGAGACGGCGCAGCCCTTGGCCCCCCCGGACCTAGCAAGGAAATCTCCATCACTGTGGCGCAAAAGGCCGACAGCGGGCACTACCACTGCAGTGCTGTCCTCAGGAGTCCTGGTCCTGGGAGCCCAGAGACGgcgtctcctgtggctctcaCAGTTCACG AACTGTTTCGAGCCCCAGTTCTCAGAGTCACACCCTCAGCTGAGCCCCAAGAGGGGAAGCCAGTGACCCTGAGCTGTCAGACAAAGCTGCCCCTGCAGAGGTCATCCGCCcgcctcctcttctccttctacaaGGACGGCAGGACAATGCGTAGCAGGGGTCCCTCTCCAGAATTCCAGATCCCCACCGTGTCAGAGGCACACTCTGGGTCCTACTGGTGTGAAGCAGCCACTGAGGACAATCAAGTTTGGAAACAGAGCCCCAAGCTGGAGATCAGGGTGCAgg GTCcctccaggtctgctgcacccactACCTTGACTCCAGCTCCTCAGAAACCAGATGCTCCAGAAACTACTTCTACAAAGCCCCCTGGGCCACTGCCTCCACTTTCCACCCCTTCTTCTAAGGATCCAGACTCCTTTTCCCCTCTGCAAGGCCCAGACCCTCATCTGTATCACCAGATGGGTGTTCTCCTCAAGCAGATACAGGATATGAGAGTTCTCCTTGGTCACCTGGTCATAGAGCTGAGGGACTTGTCTAGCCACCTGAAGCTTGAGACCACAAAGGGTCCTACCAAACATGAATAA
- the FCRLB gene encoding Fc receptor-like B: MWELTVLLLLVPSSGQAATPEKPILSLHPPWTTIFKGEKVTLRCDGYHPLLLELRPISTLWYLGHLLLPSYKKSIEVHTPGVYRCQTRGAPVSDPIHLSVSNDWLILQVPYAAVFEGEPLVMRCRGWYDKIVYKLHYYHDGQPVRYFHSSANYTVPQARASDSGHYQCSGTMRIPVESAPMFSAKVAVTVQELFQAPVLRVIGRVEARGGAFGGVVLRCETRLHPQKRDTPLQFAFYKYSRPVRRYDWDAEYTVPEPEVEELESYWCEAATATRSVRKRSPWLQLPGRGSPLDLASTTAPDPGNQPLSFRKPPVSRSVPSVPSVPNVTSAGPQFPAGGAPTAGPPACAPPTPLQQTAGALKPDVALLLREMQLLQGLLSRVVLELKETQPLPGHRVETPTSHSAVSQGTPETTTVES; the protein is encoded by the exons ATGTGGGAGCTAACAGTCCTTCTGCTCCTGG TTCCAAGCAGTGGACAAGCTG CTactccagagaagcccatattgTCTCTGCACCCACCCTGGACCACAATCTTCAAAGGGGAAAAGGTAACCTTGCGGTGTGATGGGTACCACCCGCTGCTCCTGGAGCTTCGACCCATTAGCACTCTCTGGTATTTGGGCCACCTACTCCTGCCTTCTTATAAGAAGAGCATCGAGGTGCACACGCCAGGGGTGTATAGATGCCAGACACGCGGAGCACCCGTCAGTGACCCCATCCACCTCTCTGTATCTAATG ACTGGCTGATCCTGCAAGTGCCCTATGCTGCGGTGTTCGAGGGCGAGCCACTGGTCATGCGCTGTCGCGGCTGGTACGATAAGATCGTCTATAAACTTCACTACTACCACGATGGCCAACCCGTGCGCTACTTCCACTCCAGCGCCAACTACACGGTACCCCAGGCCCGCGCCAGCGACAGCGGGCACTACCAGTGCTCCGGCACCATGCGCATTCCCGTGGAAAGCGCGCCCATGTTCTCCGCCAAGGTGGCCGTAACCGTGCAAG AGCTGTTCCAGGCGCCCGTGCTGAGGGTGATAGGCCGGGTGGAGGCTCGCGGCGGGGCCTTCGGAGGAGTGGTCTTGCGCTGCGAGACGCGCCTGCATCCGCAGAAGCGCGACACGCCGCTACAGTTCGCCTTCTACAAGTACAGTCGCCCCGTGCGCCGCTACGACTGGGATGCGGAGTACACGGTCCCCGAGCCGGAGGTCGAGGAGCTGGAATCGTACTGGTGCGAGGCGGCTACAGCCACCCGCAGCGTCCGGAAACGCAGCCCATGGCTGCAACTCCCGGGCCGCG GTTCTCCCTTGGACTTGGCGTCCACCACCGCCCCGGACCCCGGTAACCAGCCGCTTTCCTTCAGAAAGCCCCCGGTGTCCAGATCGGTCCCGTCGGTCCCCTCCGTCCCGAATGTCACCTCAGCGGGGCCGCAGTTCCCCGCGGGCGGAGCCCCCACCGCTGGGCCACCAGCGTGTGCGCCACCGACACCCTTGCAACAAACCGCTGGCGCCCTAAAACCCGACGTGGCGCTTCTGCTCCGAGAAATGCAGCTGCTCCAAGGCCTCCTCAGCCGGGTGGTCCTGGAATTAAAGGAGACACAGCCTTTGCCAGGGCACAGAGTCGAGACCCCCACTTCCCACTCGGCTGTGAGTCAGGGAACCCCTGAGACCACTACTGTGGAGAGCTGA